The genomic window ccccctgggaggtgagaggagcagtgagcagcagcggtggcaacgCTCGGgcataatttttggtgatttaacccccaattccagcccttgatgctgagtgccaagcagggaggtaatgggtcccatttttattgcgtttgggtttgaactcacaacctcgatctcagggcggacactctaaccacaaggccactgagcatgaattaaaagttaaagttaaagtaccaatgattgtcacacacacactaggcgtggagaaattattctctgcattagacccatcaccctcttggaggtgaggggagcagtgggcagcagtggtggccacgcccaggaatcatgtttggtgatttaacccccaattccaacccttgatgctgagtgccaagcagggaggtaacggatcccttttttatagtctttggtataactcggccggggtttgaactcacaacctaccgatctcagagcggacactctaaccactagggcaCTGTGTGGTTATTATTCAATTTCAGTGTGACAAGAATCAAACCTACCCAGGAGGACAATGGAGCAGGTCTGTCCGTAGATGTCGATCACGGCCCACAGAGGTCTGCTGACGTCGACTCCTTCTACCAGCTCATGCCGGCGCATTTTGTGGTCTAAAAAATACACTTTGCCGGAATGGGACACCCAGAACTTTACTTCTGAACCCGCACGGCAGTAGGCCTCATGCAGGGGGGCGATCCAGTGCCCGGGGGTTTCGATGAGGTCAGGCATGGCCAAGCGGGGCAGTGGCAGAGTTCGGGCTTCTGGCGGCACGTTGGTGAAGCCCAGCCTCATTGCTCCGCTCCATCGAGACACGTCTTCCTCCACCCACAGGCGAATCCGCTCCTGGACCCTCACCGGGCGGCTGCTGAACACCAGGCCGTTCTTGAAGGTGTTTTTGGGTCTCTTTGCCTGTCGACAGCCGTAGCTCAGGAGGACCATGTCTCCCACTGCTTTGTGGTGGAAGGTGAGAGGACCGAGGCAAGAACTGCCGCATTTGTGTTTGCGCCACGTCTTGGTCTCGGCGTCTGCAAGGTCAGACGGTCCAAAAGTAAACAAGTGgcacaaaaaagaaaacacagtTTGGCCGCTTATCAAAAAATGAAGGGAAACAATCAGAGATTATACGATAGCTCGGCAATAAAGCTGGCTGATATCGAAACTAAATGGCTGCTAAAACCAGCTTTTTAAAGTGCTTTTTCAAATGCAGAATCTGAATAGATCCTAGAGTATGTAGATGTAcataatgttgtgaccgggtgaatctaacGTTTATAAAGTTTATTTACGAGCGTGTCTGTGAACAAAATAGTGGTGACGACTTCAAGATTTATATTTGAACAGTGTTCATTAACAAAAGATAAATGATGATACTTCTGTAGAGGGAGGGGGATgaggtttcatttgcaatctggggaCACCTCCAGAATCGAACATTTTGCAGAGAGACTTAAAAaaaagtgactgtggagcaaaatttacaTCAAAGCATATTATTTAGATCACAAACAAgtgctttaaatgtaaattaaaatcATCAAAGTTCCTCTGTAAAGAGAAAACACCTGTATCCCAGCTTTATTTCACtaattttatatttgtattttttaatagtACTTGTAGaatgttagatagatagatagtactttattgattccttcaggaatgttccatcaggaaaattaaaaaaatgttccgcGGGCCGAATGAGGATAAGAAGCACTTCTCAGCACAGGACCGTGCAGGAAGAAATTTTCCCAGCGGATATTGACTAAATTGCTCAAGGACACACAAATGCAGtgatgtccaaagtgcagcccggggggcCAATTTCAACCTGCAGCTTGTTTTTTTCTTGGCCCTCTGTAGATTgtgaaaataacatttatttatcTTGAATAAGATAAGTttctcctatttttttttttttggtttaaaaaataacATGAATTACATTTTTGAAATGTGATGATTCACAAGTAATCACCAATATTACTTGCTTGTATAAATTCAATGAACCTAAAAAAGACCCCAATTGCAGTCAAAAAAATAGCATGATCAATCTACGTATATGCATGATTAATACAATAGTATCTGAGATTAATCCCATTAGTTACCTTGTTTGACAGACCTATATTACATGTTACACTAATTTTCTTGGTGGCCTAGAACACAAAGCTAACATGTTGACGTTTTGTTCAG from Nerophis ophidion isolate RoL-2023_Sa linkage group LG07, RoL_Noph_v1.0, whole genome shotgun sequence includes these protein-coding regions:
- the LOC133556603 gene encoding E3 ubiquitin-protein ligase NEURL3, encoding MMEIINRKNDAETKTWRKHKCGSSCLGPLTFHHKAVGDMVLLSYGCRQAKRPKNTFKNGLVFSSRPVRVQERIRLWVEEDVSRWSGAMRLGFTNVPPEARTLPLPRLAMPDLIETPGHWIAPLHEAYCRAGSEVKFWVSHSGKVYFLDHKMRRHELVEGVDVSRPLWAVIDIYGQTCSIVLLGSEKRGWISIRRACMSLASPDFLPRLYTEPAADRGEQTTCVVCLSQQADVTLLCGHRCMCRTCDAGVFEQFGTCPLCRQSMRGPSLAGRGVIPECEKSKATESR